The region GAAGTGATGAGGGGCGAGCGATGTGGAGATCCGTCTCCGACTTGGCTGGTGCGCGGAGACTGCCCGGAGCTAGGCTCGATGACCGTGATCGACCTGCGAGAACCGGACGAAGAGCGCGAGCCGGTTCCGCTCGTGGACACGAACACTACGAACATCCCCATGAGCCGCTTCTCGCGCGAACTCCCCCAGCTCGATCCTGCAAAACGCTACGTGCTGGTGTGCGCCCACGGCAACCGCGCGTTGCGCCTTGCCCGCCACCTCCACTCCCGAGGCTTCACCAATTTCCTCGCCCTGGACCCGAAGGCATACGAAGAAAAGTGCTCGGAACCTTAGGCAGGCCTCAGTCGGCCACGCCCCATATCCGTTACCCTGAGTCTGTCGAAATATGCCCTCGCCGGCCGCTACCGTTGAACTCCCGGGTGTGAGCATGCGGCTCGAAGTGGTCATGCTTCGACGCGCTCAGCATGACGGTATGAGTAGCACCCCATCACGTACGCTGCGCCGACTCTCACTGGCGGAGTAGTAGCTGTCCGCGCGAAAGTGCCCTACCCTCGTCCGTCCAGTAGCATATCCACCAGCTCCGGGATGCCTTCGCCCGTGGACGCGACTGTTTTCACCACCTTCGCCTCGCGCGAGATCTCCTGCCGAATCTGAGCCACCAGCACATCCGCGCCCGGCAGGTCGGACTTGTTCACCACGAACACGTTGGCAATCTCGGTGATGCCGGCCTTCTGAAGCTGCAGGTCGTCACCCGCCCCAGGCATCATCACCAATACCACGGTTGCCGATACCTTCCGCACCTCCACGTCGTTCTGCCCGGCACCCACCGTCTCGACGAACAGCGCATCCATCCCTGCCAAGTCCATAGCTCGAAGCATGGCACCGGTCGTCGGTGCGAGACCACCCATCGCACCGCGGCTGGCCGATGAGCGCACGAAGACGTTGGGGTCTTCGGCAATCCCCGCCATACGCGCGCGGTCGCCTAACACGGCACCACCCGTCAGGGGGCTTGCCGGGTCCACTGCTACCACGCCAATCCGCAGCCCGCGCCGACGGATCTCACGGAGCACCTGCCCGATAAGCGTGCTCTTGCCGACGCCCGGCGCACCGGTCACTCCAATGCAAACAGCGCGGGTCGGCCCGGAGCCTAACAGCCGCTCCACTTCGTAGGTCGAAGCGTCCGACTCGATCCACGAAAGCAGCCTACCTAGTGCCGATAGGTCTCCCCTCTTCGTCTGCGCCACCCACTCCTCCGGGCTGCCGGTCACTGGCAGACGAGCTGGCCTGCCGTTCCGCACACCTAGTGCCTTGACTTGCTCGATGATCGAATCCAGCGACACTTCGGGGCCGAAGATAGCTGCTACCCCGCAGTCCAGTAGGGTCTGCACGTCATGCGGCGGTATGATGCCACCCACCACCACCGGAACATGCCCCCTATCTCGTGCCCGCATCTCCTCGAACACCATCGGTACCAGTGTGTTATGAGCTGCGCTATGCAGGCTCAGCCCTAGGATGTCGGCATCTTCCTCCATGGCGGCTTTCGCGGCTGCAGCGGGGGTTTGCCACAGCCCTGTGTACACTACCTCGATACCGGCCTCGCGAAGTGCACGGTTGAGCACCTTGACTCCCCGGTCGTGTCCGTCCAGTCCGACTTTGGCTAACACCATCCGTATCGGCTTCGTCGCCACTACCATAGGGGCCCCCCATCGTACCTGCCGAACACATCCTCCATCGCTCGTGCCATCTCGCCCACCGTCGGGTAAGCCTTGCACCCTTCGATCAGGGCGGGCATTAAGTTTTCGCCTGCGCGGGCGGCTTCTCGTATGCGTTGCAGGGCGGTTTCTACGGCGGCGGGGTTGCGTTCGGCCTTCACCTTCCGCAGCCGCTCCACCTGTTCGTCTTCTGCTGCCTGTTCGATCTTCAATATCTCGATGGGTGGACCGGGATCCTCCTCGAAGGCGTTCACACCTACAACGATACGCTCTTGAGCATTCACGCGCTTGCTGTCCCGATAGGCCGCGTCGGCGATCTCCCGTCGCACATACCCCGACTCGATGGCACGCAGAATGCCACCCATCTCGTCGATCCGACGTATGTACTCCCACGCTTCTTCTTCGATGTCCTTGGTAAGTCGCTCAATGAAGTAACTGCCACCTAGCGGGTCCACCGTGTTAGTCACACCGGTCTCGTATGCAAGCACCTGCTGAGTGCGCAATGCTAGGGTGACCGCGTTTTCCGTCGGGAGGCCCAGCGTTTCGTCCATGCTGTTCGTGTGCAGCGACTGACACCCACCCAGCACCGCTGCCATCGCCTGATAAGCGGTACGCATCAGATTGACGTACGGCTGCTTGTTGTACAAGCTGCAACCCGCTGTCTGTGCATGGAATCGAAGCCACATGCTGCGCGGGTTGTTGGACCCGAAGCGGTCACGCACCAGGTGCGCCCAAAGCCTCCGAGCGGCCCTGTACTTCGCAATCTCCTCGAAGAAGTCATTGTGTGCGTTGAAGAAGAAGCTGAGACGTGGCAGGAACTTATCCTTGTCGAGCCCGCGCTTGATACTCTCTTCGGCATAGGTGATACCATCGTATATGGTGAACGCCAGCTCCTGTGCAGCCGTAGAGCCTGCCTCGCGTATGTGGTAGCCGCTAATACTAACAGGGTTATACTGCGGCATCTCGTTGGAGCAGAACTCGATGGTGTCGATCACCAGCTTGAGCGAAGGAGCGGGTGGGTAGATGAACTCGTTCTGCGCGTGAAACTCCTTCAGAATGTCGTTCTGACAGGTACCACGCAGCTTGTCCCTCGGCACGCCCTGCTTGTCCGCCGTCGCGATGTAAAAGGCCAGTACGATCGCGGCGGGGGCATTGATGGTCATCGAGACGCTGGCCTCACCGAGATCGATGCCGTCGAAAAGGATTTCGAAATCCGCCAGCGTATCCACCGCGACGCCACATCGCCCGACCTCGCCCCTCGAGAGCGGATCGTCACTATCCCGCCCCATCAGCGTCGGCAGGTCGAAGGCGGTGGAAAGACCTGTCTGCCCCTGTCGGATGAGAAACTTGAACCGCTCGTTCGTCTGGTGGGGAGTTCCGAACCCCGCGAACTGCCGCATGGTCCACAGTCTGCCCCGATACATGTCGGCGTGGATGCCGCGTGTGAACGGGAAACACCCCGGCTCCCCGATGTCGCGGTCGTGGTCTATTCCAGCGACATCTTCCGGCCCATACACGCGCTGTACCGGTCGTCCGGAGATCGTAAGGAACTTCTCAAACTCTGTTACTTCGGTCGCCATTGCACCCCTCGCAAGCACCATTGCATCGTCTTGGAGCCAGACCTCCGCTCAACGAGAGCGGCTCTCGTTGAGCGTGGCTCGACCTATTATGCTGCATCTACTGGTTGCGTAGTTCCGGCGTCCCGCCGGAACTACCGATCCATCACGCGGTTTCGCCGTCCCGGCGATGCGGCAGGTCCGGCGAGGACGCCGGAACCACGAGGCCACGCGTGGCCCAGAGCGTGGCAAGGTAGCGTCTATTGCCACAACGCTCGCGGCGCACGAACGCACGCTTCGACAGGCTCAGCGTGACGGTTTGGGAGCCCCCGGCACGCGCCCACGATGGGCTATCCACAACGCCGCCACTGGGGCAGCAGGCGGAATCGGCTCGCGAACGTGGCATCGCCGTCCCGGCGATGCTCCCACCGTGGTTTCGCCGTCCCGGCGATGGGGCAGGTCCGGCGAGGACGCCGGAACCACGAGGCCACGCGTGGCCCAGAGCGTCGCAAGCTAGCGTCTATTGCCACAACGCTCGAGGCGCACGAACGCACGCTTCGACAGGCTCAGCGTGACGGGAGGGCTGTCCACGGTACGCAGATACCCCCACCCACAACGCCACCGGGGCAGCAGGCGGAATCGGCGAACGTGGCATCGCCGTCCCGGCGATGCGGCCACCGTGGTTTCGCCGTCCCGGCGATGCGGCAGGTCCGGCGAGGACGCCGGAACCACGGAACGCTGGAACCACCAAACCAGTGCCGTGGTTTCGCCGTCTCGGCGATGTGGTCCGGCGGGATGGCGGAGATACCTCCTCAGTCGCGTGGCCAGTCGAGAACCTGGCCGGCCTCGACAAGGAGTAGGCGCAGATCGTCATAGCGGATCTCTTGAACGGCCGCGCCGGCCTCCAGCGCAAGGCACGCCGCGGCTCCCGCACTCTGCCCCAACACCATGTACACGGGCTCCATGCGGATAGATCCGAACGCGATGTGGGACGCCGACAGGCAAACCGGCACTAGCAAGTTCGTGCACTCTCCTATTGGTGAAACGATGGCGCGGTAGGACACGGGGTAGGGTCCCGGCACCCTCACCTGCACGTCCCCCTCGTTCTGCGCAGCCCCGTTGTCTACGTATCGCTGACAGTTGTGCGAATCCATCGTATAGGATGCGAGGCCAATCGACTCCGGCGCGATGCGAGTACCTAAGCAGTCATGCTCGGTCATTACGTAGTCCGACACCATCCTACGTGCCTCGCGGACATACAGCTGATGCGGCCACCCGCCCGTTTCCTGGAACTCGTCTCTCGGCAATCCCCACTCACTCACTCGCCGGCGAAGCGACTCGGGCACGCGAGGATCACTAACAAGAAACCACATCAGTCCCCTCTGATAGGTGACATGATCCTGGAAGATGCGTTCGCGCGTGTCGTAGTCCCCTTCTGGCCACTCGTAGTTTCGACCGATGTTGTCCGTAGAGAAAGCACCGTTGTTGTTCACGTCGGTCTTGTCGTTCGGCATACCAGGCGAGAAGTAAAGCACGTCCTGAGGTCCCTCCGAAAGGTAACGTGCTAGCAGTTCGTATCGGCGCGGGTCGTAGTCGTCGGGTCGGGTGAAAGGGATGCGGTTCTCTGGGCCACGTGTTAGGCACATGCGGAAGCAATAGGCTTGTACCCGATGGTCGCCTTCGCCGTGGTAGCCCGGGTGTTCACCCGAAACGCCCCATAACAAGCCGCTCGAAGGGTCTCCCTCACGCACGTAAGGGTCCACCGGGCGGACGAAGCGATGGAAGGGTCGCCCGAACTGCACACCGTTTAGCGTCTCGCCATACTGCTCGTTGGACTCTCTCCCGACCGTATAACTCACTCTCGCTTTCGCCATCAGGTCGCCTTCGTAGGTAGCATCTATGAACACACCCGCTCGGTAGGTGCTACCATCTTCCATCTCGACTGTCACGATGCGACTGCCTTCCATCCGCACCGAGCGCAGCCGTTGTTCGAACCGCACCTCCACACCTGCGACGGAGAGCATACGAAGGAACGTCAGCTCGGCAATTCTCGGCTCGAAGGTCCATGCCTCGCCTTCCATGCGGTAGTACGCCCCCAGCCGGCGATAGAACTCGCGAGCGATCCCACCGATGGCCTGCTTGTTGCCGGTATCCGTCGCGCCGAGACCGCTGGCCGTCACGCCACCCACGTGCCTGCCGAACTCCGCGATGACCGTCCTCTTGCCCATCCTGCTCGTCTGAATGGCAGCGGCGATACCCGCCGGGGTAGCTCCGTAGATGCACACGTCTGTCTCTACGACTGGCGCGGGGTCCTTTCGAGGTACGGGGTAGTAGTAGCGAAGGTAGTTCATCGGCAGAACGACCTCCTTTCTATGTGGCAACTCGCGCTGGGCCGCGCCCTGCCTCCAGTGGCGCTCCGCATAGGGCATCCAGCGGCTAGGATCGGCGACGCCCGTCGGTGGCCCCCCACTCGCCATGCCGACGGAGTACGGCAGCATCACGGCAAAGATCACGAGGCTCACAGGAGAGCGCAACCCACCAGTCCATGGTGTCCGCATATTCATCGCCGGCTCCTCATACGTCGTCCATGCCTTTCGGGCCTTCAAAGTAACCACTTTTCGCACGGATCGCCGCCCCTGTGAGCCTCACGCATCTGATACAATCAGTGCGGGAATCGTCGCGGTCTCGACGAAGAGCCGCAACTCGCGCATTCGTGCGCAAACGATGGAAGGACATCTATGAGCAACCGCATTCTGCGCAAGACACGCTTGGCGGAGCGCATCTGGGAATTCGAAGTGGAAGCCCCGAGGATTGCCAAGCGAGCCGAAGCCGGCCAGTTCGTCGCACTGCGCTCGTCCGAGGTTGGCGAGCGCGTTCCGATTACCATCTCCGAGAAGGACCCCGAACGGGGCGTCATCACGCTCGTCGTGCAAGAAGCCGGAATGGAGACCCAGAGTCTGGGGAGCCTGAAGGAAGGCGAGGACATCCTGGATGTTCTCGGCCCGCTCGGCAAGCCCACCGAACTGCAGGCAGAGGGTACCTGTGTATGCATCGGAGGCGGCGTGGGCATCGCGATACTGCGCCCCATCGTCCGGGCGCTCAAAGAGAAGGGCAACCGTGTGGTGACCATCTTGGGCGCGCGTGACCGCAGCCTGCTGATCCTGCGGAAGGAACTCGAGGCGCTGAGTGATGAGGTCCTGGTCTGCACCGATAACGGCTCCGAAGGCGTGCACGGAATGGTGACCGACGTACTTCGCCAATACCTGGACGGCGGAGGCAAGTGCGATCGGGTGTTCGCCATCGGCCCGCTGCGGATGATGTGGGCGGTGGGCGACATGACGACGGAGCGCGGCATTCCCTGTACGGTCAGCCTGAACCCAGTGATGCTCTGCGCCAGTGGCATGTGCGGTGCCTGCCGAGTCTCGGTCGGGGGCGAGACGCTCTTTGCATGCGTACACGGGCCGGAGTTCGAGGCGAGCAAGGTCAATTTCGCCGAGCTCCAGGCCAGGCAGATGATGTATCGCGAGGCGGAGGAGAGAATCCTTCGCGAGCACGCGACCTGCTCGCTCGAAGAACGCCACGCGGAGCTACCGGAGCGCGCCGCCAAGGAGATTCAGATGATTTCGGGCGCTGCGGAGGGCGAGCCGTCTAAGCGCAAGATCATCCCGAAGCACGTGCCGGTAACCATCCTCGAGCCGAAGGAGCGCATCAAAACCTTCGACGAGGTGAGCCTCGGCTATAACGAAGAGGAGGCTATCGCCGAGGCCAACCGCTGTATCGAGTGCAAGAACCCGGGCTGCGTCGCGGGATG is a window of Fimbriimonadia bacterium DNA encoding:
- a CDS encoding cobalamin B12-binding domain-containing protein, producing MVVATKPIRMVLAKVGLDGHDRGVKVLNRALREAGIEVVYTGLWQTPAAAAKAAMEEDADILGLSLHSAAHNTLVPMVFEEMRARDRGHVPVVVGGIIPPHDVQTLLDCGVAAIFGPEVSLDSIIEQVKALGVRNGRPARLPVTGSPEEWVAQTKRGDLSALGRLLSWIESDASTYEVERLLGSGPTRAVCIGVTGAPGVGKSTLIGQVLREIRRRGLRIGVVAVDPASPLTGGAVLGDRARMAGIAEDPNVFVRSSASRGAMGGLAPTTGAMLRAMDLAGMDALFVETVGAGQNDVEVRKVSATVVLVMMPGAGDDLQLQKAGITEIANVFVVNKSDLPGADVLVAQIRQEISREAKVVKTVASTGEGIPELVDMLLDGRG
- a CDS encoding FAD-dependent oxidoreductase — encoded protein: MNYLRYYYPVPRKDPAPVVETDVCIYGATPAGIAAAIQTSRMGKRTVIAEFGRHVGGVTASGLGATDTGNKQAIGGIAREFYRRLGAYYRMEGEAWTFEPRIAELTFLRMLSVAGVEVRFEQRLRSVRMEGSRIVTVEMEDGSTYRAGVFIDATYEGDLMAKARVSYTVGRESNEQYGETLNGVQFGRPFHRFVRPVDPYVREGDPSSGLLWGVSGEHPGYHGEGDHRVQAYCFRMCLTRGPENRIPFTRPDDYDPRRYELLARYLSEGPQDVLYFSPGMPNDKTDVNNNGAFSTDNIGRNYEWPEGDYDTRERIFQDHVTYQRGLMWFLVSDPRVPESLRRRVSEWGLPRDEFQETGGWPHQLYVREARRMVSDYVMTEHDCLGTRIAPESIGLASYTMDSHNCQRYVDNGAAQNEGDVQVRVPGPYPVSYRAIVSPIGECTNLLVPVCLSASHIAFGSIRMEPVYMVLGQSAGAAACLALEAGAAVQEIRYDDLRLLLVEAGQVLDWPRD
- a CDS encoding methylmalonyl-CoA mutase family protein produces the protein MVLARGAMATEVTEFEKFLTISGRPVQRVYGPEDVAGIDHDRDIGEPGCFPFTRGIHADMYRGRLWTMRQFAGFGTPHQTNERFKFLIRQGQTGLSTAFDLPTLMGRDSDDPLSRGEVGRCGVAVDTLADFEILFDGIDLGEASVSMTINAPAAIVLAFYIATADKQGVPRDKLRGTCQNDILKEFHAQNEFIYPPAPSLKLVIDTIEFCSNEMPQYNPVSISGYHIREAGSTAAQELAFTIYDGITYAEESIKRGLDKDKFLPRLSFFFNAHNDFFEEIAKYRAARRLWAHLVRDRFGSNNPRSMWLRFHAQTAGCSLYNKQPYVNLMRTAYQAMAAVLGGCQSLHTNSMDETLGLPTENAVTLALRTQQVLAYETGVTNTVDPLGGSYFIERLTKDIEEEAWEYIRRIDEMGGILRAIESGYVRREIADAAYRDSKRVNAQERIVVGVNAFEEDPGPPIEILKIEQAAEDEQVERLRKVKAERNPAAVETALQRIREAARAGENLMPALIEGCKAYPTVGEMARAMEDVFGRYDGGPLW